GTCAGGCCGGTGAACATGATGTCGTAAAAGCCGGTTTCGCGCTCTTCCTTGGACGGTCCCTCGCCCGGCTTGGGCGGGTTTTCCGACATCGACTTGTCATTGGCGATCATGTTGGCGAAGCCTTCGCCCTGCTCGCCGGGTCCGGTCAGGAACATCTCGTCATAGACGAAGTCCTCGCCCCAGCGATGGCCCAGAAGGGCGTTCGAGCGGTGCACATTCTTGGTATTGATCGAGGCCATGACAAAGGGCGCGGCCCAGGAGTTGAGATCGTCCTCAAAGATGACCTTGGCTCCGCTGGGCTGTTTGGGACCGTCAAAGCCGGGTACCAGTGAGAAAGGATCCTTCAGCCAGCCGATGATCTCGGGCTGTTTTCCGGCGCGTTTCATCGTTTCGGCAAAACTCGCCGCGGTGCCGCCCGAGAATGTGCCCTTCATCTTGCGGACGCGGCCCTTCACCCGGCTGATCGGGGCACCGGTCCGGGCGATCGCGGCCTGCTGCAGGTGATAGACGCCGAGATCGAAGGGGATGGAATCGAAGCCGCAGGACAGGACGATCCGCGCCCCGCTCGCGCGCGCCGCAGCGTCATGATCGGCAATGATGTCGTGCATCCAGGCCGGCTCACCGCACAGGTCGACATAATCCGTCCCCGCCGCGATACAGGCTTTCACCAAGGGCTCGCCATAGAGCTGATAGGGGCCGACCGTGGTGATGACGGCCCGTGTGC
The window above is part of the Maricaulis maris MCS10 genome. Proteins encoded here:
- a CDS encoding saccharopine dehydrogenase family protein, which translates into the protein MAEREFDVVVFGATGFTGRLVAEYLAAEHGAISWAMAGRSQSKLAEVRDLIGAPANTPLIIADSADTASLDAMAARTRAVITTVGPYQLYGEPLVKACIAAGTDYVDLCGEPAWMHDIIADHDAAARASGARIVLSCGFDSIPFDLGVYHLQQAAIARTGAPISRVKGRVRKMKGTFSGGTAASFAETMKRAGKQPEIIGWLKDPFSLVPGFDGPKQPSGAKVIFEDDLNSWAAPFVMASINTKNVHRSNALLGHRWGEDFVYDEMFLTGPGEQGEGFANMIANDKSMSENPPKPGEGPSKEERETGFYDIMFTGLTKDGKRMTASVSGQKDPGYGSTSRMIAEAGLCLAFDVDRETTPGGVYTTAPAMGEALIDRLQKHAGLTFAIEG